The nucleotide window actagcagcagctctctgagcataaaacaatctttctgctgcttcttgcagtcttgcgccataaacgcacttccctgtctcctggtctagtgttcccccatgagcgaaaaaccaattctttgcacgttctccccactcgagtgattctggtctgatacccttggcaagaaggtctgcttccattttgttccacttcttaatggcagtcgggtagccacctgatcccaaggtatggtggtatgtcttctgttgggcattacgttggttctttatcacccgactcacaccctcttctgaagtcttgtactgtacaaactcatcccaatagggcctctgctttgagatcgggcctaggacagtaaaatctggtgctatgttcttcttgacatacgtcgtgtataggtgtttcttccaagtctgaaactgggtggccatcttcttcattgcccaatccctaactcgctccttcaattcatcaccatctattatatcatcataatcatctgtttggagcgtgaaatgtaccaagacatcattccaaattaacgccttgtcacgatcggagacaaaactgatatgaggagcattggtcttcttcttccattcacgggtactaatcgggagccggtcccgtacaaggtaaccacagtggtgcacaaatttcattttattcggcccccccggttctcctgtatccacattgaactccgagatgatgaagcgaccctccaatggctttttgggacctcgaacatttttactcttcgttgtagttgttgatgtcgaaccagagggctacaaaacataaacattatttttaatgtcatgagcacacataagacatatgataatatatatatatagctaataataaaaaatatatacttggccaatatgttgttgctcattttgttcaagagctaagtactgactcccgtcatctacatcctcttgcacgttatttttagcaccatcatcgccggcaacttgagtgccagtgttgatcaaattcatcatcaactcctcctcatccatatttctcgggtcggccatctagcttcaaaaaacaaaaccaatatatagtacgtcaaatctttgcttattacatgcgtaaaatctacaaacaatatgcattattaaatcttgcccctcgatcacggacgcaattcgccacactaggacgaactacgtcggtactagggcgaattagggcacgagaaagggcggtgtgacaagagtggcggtgctccactccgccgtatatatgtctgtacacatgggtgaacgagggcggcggtgctccgccgtatacatagaaacgcatggacgaaatgcatatgaatacaaatgacgtatatatacgtgtcggcgcggtggccggtgtgctgacgacgatgacgtgaggcgggccggcgtgctgacgacgacgacgacgtgaggcgggccggggcggtgtcggtgcgtgatgttgtgatcctatgtaccatgtgatcaaccatgtagtcattcatcatatgagaaaattctatgttaataatataagtataagccattatgaaatgtaagtatatgtgtcttattgctcatataaccattactattttcgaaatgataagaatttattttcttcttctacaggcgatctctgatgctatgatataaagtttgaagatagtcttcccggaaaaaaatatgtaatgctcatattactttagcaacattaatatattatatctgtatattcaaagttcacaaatgaagaaacatgtgatatttttgataaactaaaaaacgcttagtttataaactgggtatcaaaattgagttcctatttgaccattatatatcctacaacaaatccttcaaaaaaaagaccctacatgaatatatttggataaaatttcgttaacaaacattgatctatgaagatagaaaaaattcttctattgaaactgcatcttgaaataatggcatatcatatagtgatgaatatatggcggttgatgggctggatcattagcggatggttcgtagcgttgtttccaaataatatatagcgtgtttattatacaagccatggatttacatcgatctaattaatttctaaagtaatttcattggtgatccttaattatacttgtcatttagagttccaaatattcaaaacttgccttaagatatgtttttatttaaaatcatttagagttccaaatattcatttttagtttctatagattttgtgattcaaaatttggaattttcaatcgacctcgaccgttgacatggcttacaccaaagttgtagttttcgacgtgatctataactcggcagtggagggctcggacgaatgtacaaagagatcgacgaatatatcacctcgaagctcgacagtgtacgtactggagggcctcgggccggcgcggtggggcaacacgcggtggagggcctcgggcgcggaggagggcgcggtggagggccacgggcaagcgcggaggaggggcacgggcgcgcgcggtggaggccgcacgaggaagaagacggcggcgccggtgtcacggaaggcgaacggacgcggcgcgaggtcgaagaagagggcggcggtgttcgacgaggaagaagacgagcagatcgatctgccaggcgctggaggttatatagcagaggagaattactcccggtgccagccaccaaccgggagtaaaaaccctttactcccggtgcgtattaccaaccgggagtaaaggtgcctttactcccggtgcgtgttaccaaccgggagtaaaggtatacctttactcccggttggtaacacgcaccgggagtaaaggcttttttttggcgggccacgaaactgcagcccacctttactcccgggtgggcttcccacccgggagtaaaggtggcctgcagtttcgtttcccgcctgttttaagcaatagtcttgttaaatacaatagaaatgcaatagtttttattaaatacatagtaaattaaataaaaggcataaaattattttgttaaaaatatgaattttatttttgtttattgcacataggaaaaatcgataacctaactttttttattttttgttagaattataaaacataatgtaactaatatttattatttcgttaatgcaaaaatgtagtgtttaattaaaattattaaaattattggttttggacaggaaatttgttttcacatcattttaacgttaatattttaatttttcatcactcagtatcctaatttacctttttgagagagaaatcccaccaaatcaaacattgatttaatttgaaatatgacataataaacatctgaattcacaattattacataatatctcaaacacacactatattaaatcactatatcatcaagtgggcacagcagtgaacttcttctttacgtatgtcccttggttatgatcgcttcgtaaccatggagtgtcctcatcatttaccaagatgctagggtctttgttcactttgaagggcggaattcggtcatccttttcatattcttctgacatgtccgacttgtcctcaattcccacgatgactcttttccctgaaagaactatgtggcgctttggctctttggttgagtcattatcgtttttccctctttttggtttggtagacatatcattgacatagaacacctgattcacatccttggcaaggacgaatggttcgtctttgtacccaatattactaaggtctactgttgtcattccatactcgttgtctactgttactccgcctccggtcaccttgacccattggcacttgaacaatgggatcttcaaagtaggtgcatattctagttcccatatttcatctatgcgtccataatatgtctgcttattcccattcgggtctgtggcatctatgcggacaccactgttttggtcggtactccttttatcttgggctactgtgtagaatatgttcccatttatctcgtaccctttgtatgtgacgatatgccatgatggttgcatagccaataaatacagttgctcatggatgctctcatcaccttgacatttttttcgcaaccaaccgccgaaagtttccatgtgcttatgcgtaatccaagcttcagtcttccctggaaactcggatcgtaagagatccttgtgtgtctcaatatacggatctaccaaagaggagttctgtagaactgtgtagtgcgctttattgaaataatcatcatccgtaccaatatatgttttcctccctagtgtcccctttccgcttagtctcccctcatgtctcgattcaggaacaccaatcgagtcaaggtcgggaataaagtcaacacagaactcaatgacctcttctgttccatagcccttggcgatgcttccttctggacgagcacggttgtgaacatatttctttaggactcccatgaatctctctaaggggaacatgttgtgtaggaacacaggaccgagagtgaaaatctccttgactaggtgaactaggaggtgtgtcataatatcaaagaaggaaggagggaacactaactcaaagctgacgagacattgaaccacatcattctgtagtttagctagatcagttggatcaattgccttctgagaaattgcattgaggaatgcacatagctttacggtggctagacgtacatttggaggtagaattcctcttaatgcaactggaagtaattgcatcatgagaacgtgacagtcatgggactttaagttacagaatttcttctctgtcacatttataataccctttatattcgaggagaatccagatggtaccttgatgttgtttaagcattcaaacatgatttccttctcctctttgcttagagtgtagctagcaggacgtaagtaatggcgtccatcatctgtcttctctggatgcaggttgtctctttctctcaaacaacgcaggtcctgtcgtgcttcaaatgtgtccttaggctttccatacacacccataaagcctagcaggttcacacaaagattcttcgtcaggtgcatcacgtcgatcgagctacggacctccaggacttgccaatagggtaggtcccaaaatatggactttttcttccacatgggtgcgtgaccgttagcgtctttcggaataggttggcttccatgtccttttccaaagacgactttcacatcattgaccatatcgagtacatcctcaccggttcggttgcgaggcttggtcaggtggtctgctttccctttaaaatgcttacctttctttcttacggggtgatttgcaggaagaaatcgacgatggccaaggtacacgacctttcgacattttttcaagaatacacctctaatatcaccgaagcagtgtgtgcatgcattatatcccttgtttgactgtcctgaaagattacttagagcaggccaatcattgattgttacgaacaacaatgctcgtagatcaaagtgttcctgtttgtactcatcccacacacgtacaccttctttattccacaaaatgagaagttcatcaataagtggtctcaggtacacatcgatgtcattgccaggttgcttcgggccttggatgagcacaggcatcataatgaacttccgcttcatgcataaccaaggaggaatgttgtagatacttagagtaacaggccaagtgctatgactactgttctgctctccaaaaggattgataccatctgtacttaaagcaaaccttaagtttcttgcgtcatttgcaaactccgggaattctctatcgattgctctccactgggacccatcagcagggtgtctcaacatattgtctaccttacggtcttctttgtgccatcgtaacaattttgcatgttctttgtttctgaacagacgtttcaagcgtggtattataggagcataccacataaccttggcagggattttcttacgtggacgttcgccctcaacatcaccagggtcatctcgcctgatcttataccgcgacgcatggcataccgggcatgcatccaatttctcgtactctttgccacggtataggatgcagtcattaggacatgcatgtatcttctctatttctagccccataggacagacaacttgttttgcttcgcaggtagtggcgggcaattcattgtacttcggaagcatcttcttttggatttttagtaactctccaaatcccttgtcagatacaccattctttgccttccattgcagcaattctagtgtggttcccaactttttctgccctgcatcacaagttgggtacaacaatttcttgtgatcttctagcatccgctcgaacttgatcttctccttttcactttcacattctctttgtgcatcacgaatgacctgacaaagatcatcagccggctcatcttctgcggctacctcttcttcagcttctcccattgcagtatcattgaagcacgcaccatcaggaataatatcattgtcgtcccattgttcttcttcatcttcttccattacaacaccggtttctccgtgctttgtccaacaaatatagtttggcatgaaacccgacttgaacaagtgtgaatgaagagtccttgagcaaggatattccaccgtattcttacatatggcacatgggcagcacatgaaaccgtcgcgtttgtttgtctcggccgcacgtaataaagaatgcacgccgtcaatgaactcttgtgagcggcgatcagcattatacatccaataacggctcatctgcattacatgacataaatatcatattaaaacctagatcataattaattatttatacaacatgcgtgccaccacaaaagatacaaatttatgaaagcatcgctacaatgtagacaatcccaactaccactaaaagaactaaagctaaaatacatttcaggagcacaaggattttgcgaccaatctcaactaaaacagacagatcccccgattgtgcaacatctttgggcttcttcggctggatcactgcctcattagccgccgtatctgcctgttgtgcaagatatttttgcacgagttcaacatactcttcctcccagtagaagcctgaacatcgtccactgccatcccactgaaattaaaacaaaaaactagaactttaatcacaaccatcatgaaaataggtataaactaaccataatcattaaatacgataaaataactcacattgcgatccggacacttgtagaagatacgatccttgttgggaccctccttcttcactcggtactccatcacaatcttcatctcatcacgacacttgccgcatggaatgagaggaaggcccggcctaagtcgctttggaaacccatgagaggccgaggacccggaagcagttgccatctactctctatactcattttttaatacactataaatttcttcttttataaacaaataaaattaacaaactataaaattatctagatctctaaacaatgatatttttaatggtcattgtgttctcgtcttttactgcggcaggtaagtaattcatatgatatttccgcaaattaacagaagaatgggaatgtacacacataacagactactacgacgatatcgggacgtgtgaataaataaccatccgtactagttgaccttgcttacgtgatcatctcggcgagcatttctccaccggacagcaccgtacttggtcaaggaagagctccgattctatgaggaagggaacacggtctcccacgaccgttgtcgctctccctcgtagaatcaaagctcctccttgatgtccgttaccgctcgacagagaacatgcttgccgagctgaacacggtccgcaagttcaactagtacggattttctataattttctaactattttctaagtttttatttatatatactacgtttaggtacggtgattgacagactactacgacgatatcgggacatgtgaataaataaccatctgtactagttgaccttgcttacgtgatcagctcggcgaggatttctccaccggacggcaccgtacttggtcaaggaagagctccgattctacgaggaagggaacacggtcttccacgaccgttatcgctctccctcgtagaatcaaagctcctccttgacgtccgttaccgctcggcagagaacatcctcgccgaccagaacacggtccgcaagttcaactagtaaggatttgctataattttttaactattttctaactttatatttatatatactttaaccttctttcatgtaaatatgcaagcttaaagtgattttgagctcaaattgcttacaaatgaaaaaaaaccacaataaagaaccataaatatatatagtgaataaaatggcataagaaaatggtaaaaaatgagagtatgagattggtaacctttacaactgaagaatcgacggaggaatcgaagaatggatggaggaacaatggagggagggaggaagcaagaacactactgcagtgagcttcaaaatgtgctgagctcgggctcggggaggaaggaggagacggccgatttataaagggagaacatttactcccggttggagccacaaaccgggagtaaaagtatacctttagtcccggttggtggctccaaccgggactaaaggtccctgccacctctgtctggcgcagtagccgttgggcagggacctttagtcccggttggagccaccaaccgggactaaaggtatttctagtcccgggggcaaaaaattccgggactagagcccattttgaccgaggatcaaaggtctgttctctactagtgatgcaCACCAAGCAACAGAGTATCATCAAACCGTTCTCGTAGTGACAATCCTACAATCCTATATTTAAACAGAGAGGCTAGTTTGCTGCACCAGCATCTCTATCCTCATGCATGGCGCGGTAAGGTAAGAGCAATTTCAATACTTTAGCCCATATGCCCTTTTTACCATGGGACGAAAAACTACTCACATAGAGCCCTTACTCGAACAATTAAAAAGTAGAAGACCACCACTAATGTTTTCTATTATATCCTTGCGCCTGTGGGGTCTCCACGGGGGCcctaatttttattttatttttgaaagTAGGCCCTACTTTTTAGTTTACCATTCCCATCCATCTCTTTCTCATTCCGCAGGTAAGGAACACCCTCCATCCCTCCCACTCGTTCACCACCTCTAAATTCAGGCCCTGTTCACTTCGTTGAAAAGACTGGCtaaaaagtactgttcgctgatttgttatgagagaaaaacataatACCGTGGTTAATAAGGCAGGCTGATAAGTTAGGGCCGTTAATCACCACTTCTTCCATCCATGCCGACCGGGAATCAGGTCCCCGGCCTCCTCTGCTCTACTCACACTGGGCATGCATCAGTTATATTTGCGGATTATTATTGATACAATTACCTCCTTCCCACCAGTAAATGTATCCGTAACAGAACACAGAACACAAAACGAATCCACCAGTTGTCCTTAGTGATGCCATCAcagtaaaaaaataaaataataaggaCAATATATGCATGGCAATGCTCACCTGTCACCTCATTAGGTTTTTCCGCTGACCATGTCTGAgcatgtatttcattaagagagaGGTTAGTTCTCACTATGTAGGCTCAACAAGCTTCCAGCATGCACACTAACTCGAGAGGAATGCCTTAACATCATCAGACTCGCGAATGTACTTGTTCTTGGGTCATAAATCTGCAGCAGTCCCATGGATCTAATAACCGTGACAATCCTGCCGTCCTCTAACACCAACAAAGGATGCATGGGTGAAAGGTGTCCAGAACGTTCAATCTGCACACTATACTGCTTGACCCAAAGGCCTTCCTCGGAGTCCTTCAGGAACCACAGGTCCATGAcgcggcttgaaccatgaacaatgaccaaggaaccattCAGGTTGGCCAATGTAACCTGCTTCAGATACAAATTGTGCCGGCCGCCACCACCAACGAGGTCGCTGGGTCCCTTGATTCTTGGCCTCCATTCCTCCGCCTCGAGATCGAACCGGACTATCCAGCCTTGCTCATCGGCTCTGCGATTCACGACGGCGAAATACGCCGCCACGCTTAAGCAGTAGACCACCCCACCGACGACCACCCTGGTCCATTCATTCCACACGAAAGACCTCGGAGGTCCCTGCATTCCCCTCCACCGTGCACTGCTGCTGAATGTGCAGACCTCAAACAGGTCGTCACGGTCGCTGCCACTGCCGTCGTGCCGTTGTCGAAATGGAAGCATCCGCAGCACCTTGAGCTCGCATGTTCCGGCGACCTGCCCAAA belongs to Miscanthus floridulus cultivar M001 chromosome 4, ASM1932011v1, whole genome shotgun sequence and includes:
- the LOC136551100 gene encoding F-box protein At3g07870-like, with product MSSPEPRRAQQRRRLPAPATPAACGGGDAGALPLDALCEILLRLPGKQLCRLRTVCRAWRSLLSAPWFAAAHAARRPEPYIVASYADDVDLDRDSLVDVLDMSSGQIVRHVAAGNASDMVVSVAAPGLVCVKTINSGSFRLLDPVTGAVHNLSDRLAPEHAARGFSLRDYGEPVHLFGQVAGTCELKVLRMLPFRQRHDGSGSDRDDLFEVCTFSSSARWRGMQGPPRSFVWNEWTRVVVGGVVYCLSVAAYFAVVNRRADEQGWIVRFDLEAEEWRPRIKGPSDLVGGGGRHNLYLKQVTLANLNGSLVIVHGSSRVMDLWFLKDSEEGLWVKQYSVQIERSGHLSPMHPLLVLEDGRIVTVIRSMGLLQIYDPRTSTFASLMMLRHSSRVSVHAGSLLSLHSEN